The Halogranum gelatinilyticum genome contains a region encoding:
- a CDS encoding P-II family nitrogen regulator, giving the protein MSDETNDGGIKLVMAVIRPDKLADVKRGLAEVGAPSLTVTNVSGRGNQPAKKGQWRGEEYTVDLHQKVKVECVVSDIPADDVVGAIQESASTGEPGDGKVFVIDVEDAVQIRTGEEGRGAV; this is encoded by the coding sequence ATGAGTGACGAAACCAACGACGGCGGCATCAAGCTCGTCATGGCGGTCATCCGCCCGGACAAGCTCGCCGACGTCAAGCGCGGTCTCGCCGAGGTCGGCGCGCCCTCGCTCACCGTGACGAACGTCTCCGGCCGCGGCAACCAACCCGCCAAGAAGGGTCAGTGGCGCGGCGAGGAGTACACGGTCGACCTCCACCAGAAGGTCAAAGTCGAGTGTGTCGTCTCCGATATCCCCGCCGACGACGTCGTCGGCGCGATTCAGGAGTCCGCCTCGACCGGCGAACCCGGCGACGGCAAGGTCTTCGTCATCGACGTCGAGGACGCCGTCCAGATCCGCACCGGCGAAGAAGGACGGGGAGCCGTCTAA
- a CDS encoding DMT family transporter → MTRYRNAAAFLLLAALWGASYPAVKAGLEGFPPLLFAALRFDLVGLLVLGYAVARGGRWRPTRADAPSIFAGGTLFIAVHNGLLFIGQGYVTSAVSAVVLSSIPVLSAGFARPVLPSERLSPVALAGVLLGLVGVVVVANPDPNAVSSPNPVGVGILLLSASAFALGGVATRQLRTTLPVAAYQGWLMLLGGLLLHGMSLARAEPQAVDLSPSVVAAFVYLVPFAGAVGYLLYFDLLDRLGPVEINLVGYVSPVFAAVVGWAALNESLAPSVAVGFAVIVVGFLLVKRDAIRAEFA, encoded by the coding sequence GTGACTCGGTACCGAAACGCTGCGGCCTTCCTGCTCCTCGCGGCCCTCTGGGGGGCGTCGTATCCGGCGGTCAAAGCCGGTCTCGAAGGCTTCCCGCCTCTGCTCTTTGCGGCACTGCGCTTCGATCTCGTCGGCCTGCTCGTCCTCGGCTACGCCGTCGCCCGCGGCGGGCGGTGGCGGCCGACTCGTGCCGACGCTCCCAGTATCTTCGCCGGCGGGACGCTCTTCATCGCCGTCCACAACGGCCTGCTGTTCATCGGCCAGGGCTACGTCACCTCGGCGGTCAGTGCCGTCGTCCTCAGCTCTATTCCGGTGCTCTCGGCCGGGTTCGCTCGCCCCGTCCTCCCCAGCGAACGGCTCAGCCCCGTCGCACTCGCGGGCGTCCTGCTCGGGCTGGTCGGCGTCGTCGTCGTCGCCAACCCCGACCCGAACGCCGTCAGCTCGCCGAACCCCGTCGGCGTGGGTATCCTGTTGCTCTCGGCGTCGGCGTTCGCCCTCGGCGGCGTCGCGACACGCCAACTGCGGACGACGCTGCCCGTCGCGGCCTACCAGGGCTGGCTGATGCTCCTCGGTGGGCTGCTGCTCCACGGAATGAGTCTCGCACGCGCGGAGCCGCAGGCGGTCGACCTCAGTCCCTCGGTGGTCGCCGCCTTCGTCTATCTCGTCCCCTTTGCGGGAGCCGTCGGCTACCTGTTGTACTTCGACCTACTGGACCGCCTCGGCCCGGTCGAGATCAACCTCGTCGGCTACGTCTCGCCGGTCTTCGCCGCCGTCGTCGGCTGGGCCGCGCTGAACGAGTCGCTCGCGCCCTCCGTCGCCGTCGGCTTCGCGGTCATCGTCGTCGGCTTCCTCCTGGTGAAGCGCGACGCGATCCGTGCCGAATTCGCCTGA
- a CDS encoding DUF5789 family protein, whose product MRLNGTGELIDGYEYPATSEELIESHGDEEIELQNGSETLGTVLARLGSETYERPQDVRDSLLTAVSHRAIGRRFYSDRDAYALGETGPDPVSF is encoded by the coding sequence ATGCGCCTCAACGGCACCGGAGAACTGATAGACGGTTACGAGTACCCTGCGACGAGCGAGGAACTCATCGAATCACACGGCGACGAGGAGATCGAACTCCAGAACGGTTCGGAGACGCTCGGGACGGTACTCGCACGTCTCGGCTCCGAGACCTACGAACGCCCGCAAGACGTTCGCGACTCGCTCCTGACGGCAGTGAGCCACCGCGCCATCGGGCGACGGTTCTACAGCGACCGCGACGCGTACGCGCTCGGCGAGACCGGTCCGGACCCGGTGTCGTTCTGA
- a CDS encoding DUF6757 family protein produces MQCHYCDREAAYAAEKDGIKVGLCEEHFRERLEELAESDELAALREQIDVDRTK; encoded by the coding sequence ATGCAGTGCCATTACTGCGACCGTGAGGCCGCATACGCCGCCGAGAAGGACGGCATCAAGGTCGGCCTCTGTGAGGAGCACTTCCGCGAGCGGCTGGAAGAACTCGCAGAGTCGGACGAACTCGCTGCCCTCCGAGAACAGATCGACGTCGACCGGACGAAGTAA
- the hemB gene encoding porphobilinogen synthase, with the protein MNLRDRPRRLRTDGIRPLVSETSLDASDLIAPVFVDATADERVPIETMPGHERVPVDEAVARVEEIRETGVEAVMLFGIPEAKDEVGSRAWARDGVVQEATRRVTRETDAYVITDVCLCEYTSHGHCGVLEDDAAEDPRLTVKNDETLELLTKTAVSQAEAGADMVAPSSMTDGMVGAIREGLDEAGYSDVPIMSYAAKYESAFYGPFRDAADGAPAFGNRRHYQMDPANAREAMREVRLDVEQGADVLMVKPALPYLDIVRGVREEFDQPVAAYNVSGEYAMLHAAADKGWLNLEEVALESLLSIKRAGADLILTYFAEDVADAL; encoded by the coding sequence ATGAACCTCAGAGACCGTCCCCGTCGCCTGCGCACCGACGGCATCCGGCCGCTGGTCAGCGAGACGAGCCTCGACGCGTCGGACCTCATCGCTCCGGTCTTCGTCGACGCGACGGCCGACGAACGCGTCCCCATCGAGACGATGCCGGGCCACGAACGCGTCCCCGTCGACGAGGCCGTCGCCCGCGTTGAGGAGATCCGCGAGACGGGCGTCGAGGCGGTGATGCTCTTCGGCATCCCCGAGGCGAAAGACGAGGTCGGGTCGCGCGCGTGGGCGCGAGACGGTGTCGTGCAGGAAGCCACCCGCCGGGTCACGCGAGAGACCGACGCCTACGTCATCACCGACGTCTGTCTCTGCGAGTACACCAGCCACGGTCACTGTGGGGTGCTCGAAGACGACGCCGCCGAGGACCCTCGACTGACCGTGAAGAACGACGAGACGCTGGAGCTTCTGACGAAGACCGCCGTCTCGCAGGCGGAAGCCGGAGCCGACATGGTCGCGCCGTCCTCGATGACCGACGGGATGGTCGGTGCGATTCGCGAGGGACTCGACGAGGCGGGCTACTCGGACGTCCCCATCATGAGCTACGCCGCGAAGTACGAGTCCGCCTTCTACGGCCCGTTCCGCGACGCCGCCGACGGCGCGCCCGCGTTCGGCAACCGGCGACACTATCAGATGGACCCCGCGAACGCCCGTGAGGCGATGCGCGAGGTCCGACTCGACGTCGAGCAGGGCGCAGACGTGTTGATGGTCAAGCCCGCACTCCCGTATCTCGACATCGTCCGTGGGGTTCGCGAGGAGTTCGACCAGCCGGTCGCCGCCTACAACGTCTCCGGGGAGTACGCGATGCTCCACGCCGCCGCCGACAAGGGCTGGCTGAACCTCGAAGAGGTCGCCCTCGAATCGCTTCTCTCCATCAAGCGCGCCGGTGCGGACCTCATCCTGACGTACTTCGCCGAGGACGTCGCCGACGCGCTCTAA
- the hemL gene encoding glutamate-1-semialdehyde 2,1-aminomutase has translation MNHDRSRELYDRALSVMPGGVNSSVRATRPYPFFIERGDGGHVVDADGNRYVDYVMGYGPLLYGHDAPEPVQAAVQKYASAGPMYGAPTEIEVEHAEFVARHVPSVEMIRFVNSGTEATVSAVRLARGYTGRDKIVIMQGGYHGAQESTLVEGDAQHPQPSTSGVPEEFAQHTLPVPFNDPDAVTEVFEEHGDDIAAVLVEPVLANMGIVSPVDGYHETLRDLCDDHGSLLVFDEVITGFRVGGLQCAQGKFGVTPDVTTFGKIIGGGFPVGAIGGKSEIIEHFTPAGDVFQSGTFSGHPVTMAAGYEYLNYAAENGVYEHINRLGAKLREGISDICADQAPEYTVVGTDSMFKTVFTRDAPDTLEGQCEGGCQQRVDCPRYDHCPKTGADVANAETERWERIFWHEMKEQGIFLTANQFESQFVSYAHTEEDIERTLEAYKEAL, from the coding sequence GTGAACCACGACCGCTCACGCGAACTCTACGACCGCGCGCTCTCTGTCATGCCGGGCGGGGTCAACTCCTCGGTCCGAGCGACCCGACCGTATCCCTTCTTCATCGAGCGCGGCGACGGCGGCCACGTCGTCGACGCCGACGGCAACCGCTACGTCGACTACGTGATGGGCTACGGCCCGCTGCTCTACGGCCACGACGCCCCCGAACCGGTGCAGGCGGCCGTCCAGAAGTACGCCTCCGCCGGGCCGATGTACGGCGCGCCCACCGAGATAGAAGTCGAACACGCCGAGTTCGTCGCCCGGCACGTCCCGTCGGTCGAGATGATTCGGTTCGTCAACAGCGGGACCGAGGCGACTGTTTCTGCCGTCCGCCTCGCCCGCGGCTACACCGGCCGCGACAAGATCGTCATCATGCAGGGCGGCTACCACGGTGCCCAAGAGTCGACACTCGTCGAGGGCGACGCCCAGCATCCCCAGCCGAGCACGAGCGGCGTCCCCGAGGAGTTCGCCCAGCACACGCTGCCGGTGCCGTTCAACGACCCCGACGCCGTCACCGAGGTCTTCGAGGAACACGGCGACGACATCGCGGCCGTCCTCGTCGAACCGGTCCTCGCCAACATGGGCATCGTCTCGCCGGTCGACGGCTACCACGAGACGCTCCGAGACCTCTGTGACGACCACGGCTCGCTGCTGGTCTTCGACGAGGTCATCACCGGCTTCCGCGTCGGCGGCCTCCAGTGCGCGCAGGGCAAGTTCGGCGTCACGCCCGACGTGACCACCTTCGGCAAGATCATCGGCGGCGGCTTCCCGGTCGGCGCCATCGGTGGGAAGAGTGAGATTATCGAGCACTTCACGCCCGCCGGCGACGTCTTCCAGTCCGGCACCTTCTCCGGCCATCCGGTGACGATGGCCGCCGGCTACGAGTATCTCAACTACGCCGCCGAGAACGGCGTCTACGAGCACATCAACCGCCTCGGCGCGAAGCTCCGCGAGGGCATCAGCGACATCTGTGCCGACCAGGCACCGGAGTACACCGTCGTCGGCACGGACTCGATGTTCAAGACCGTCTTCACGCGTGACGCGCCGGACACGCTGGAAGGCCAGTGCGAGGGCGGCTGTCAGCAGCGCGTCGACTGCCCGCGCTACGACCACTGTCCGAAGACCGGTGCAGACGTCGCCAACGCCGAGACCGAACGCTGGGAGCGCATCTTCTGGCACGAGATGAAAGAGCAGGGGATCTTCCTCACGGCCAACCAGTTCGAGTCGCAGTTCGTCTCCTACGCGCACACGGAGGAGGACATCGAGCGGACGCTGGAAGCCTACAAGGAAGCGCTGTAA
- a CDS encoding DUF5784 family protein, whose protein sequence is MARPLRFRHAPGRWTVGRVRNDVFQPLDGNLGAEMTAPWFRSPDGYDARRFEMDNGDIALFAWNDDEAYWLGNTETPSSLWRTEKYGFSEVPYPIARWAERELLAQLHEESPWLEPYPHVSWFFLPVFLSKDGRHTTREFFHDHAAGFPDATRDEALDFYERFLHTGALDEYRELMAGKLGTSERIDLVRMAASMGEFNVAKVLHDAGYDLTPEIEVTTGHSLDYRADRNGDGGTLVEVTRPLPPNKRSANTPVAAVRDTAETKTNGQLEHHAGGVTLFVDCSSFPDDDWFAVRGEQPEVRHRPAVVFRARPDGHIEGYSKGSVPLDLDGGLEWV, encoded by the coding sequence GTGGCACGACCCCTTCGCTTCCGACACGCTCCCGGCCGCTGGACGGTCGGGCGGGTTCGGAACGACGTGTTTCAGCCCCTCGACGGCAACCTCGGCGCGGAGATGACCGCGCCGTGGTTCCGGTCCCCCGACGGCTACGACGCGCGACGCTTCGAGATGGACAACGGCGACATCGCGCTCTTCGCGTGGAACGACGACGAGGCCTACTGGCTCGGCAACACCGAGACGCCGAGCAGCCTCTGGCGCACCGAGAAGTACGGCTTCTCGGAGGTCCCGTATCCCATCGCCCGCTGGGCCGAGCGCGAACTGCTCGCCCAGCTCCACGAGGAGTCACCGTGGCTCGAACCCTACCCGCACGTCTCGTGGTTCTTCCTCCCGGTCTTCCTCTCGAAGGACGGCCGACACACCACCCGCGAGTTCTTCCACGACCACGCTGCGGGCTTCCCCGACGCGACCCGCGACGAGGCACTCGACTTCTACGAACGGTTCCTCCACACGGGCGCGCTCGACGAGTACCGCGAACTGATGGCGGGCAAGCTCGGCACCTCCGAACGCATCGACCTCGTCCGCATGGCGGCCTCGATGGGCGAGTTCAACGTCGCCAAGGTCCTGCACGACGCCGGCTACGACCTCACACCCGAAATCGAGGTGACGACCGGCCACTCGCTGGACTACCGGGCGGACCGCAACGGCGACGGCGGGACGCTCGTCGAGGTGACCCGGCCGCTGCCGCCGAACAAACGCTCGGCGAACACGCCGGTCGCCGCCGTCCGCGACACGGCCGAGACGAAGACCAACGGCCAGTTAGAACACCACGCCGGTGGCGTCACGCTCTTCGTCGACTGTTCGTCGTTCCCCGACGACGACTGGTTCGCCGTCCGGGGCGAGCAGCCCGAAGTCCGCCACCGTCCGGCGGTCGTCTTCCGTGCGCGGCCCGACGGCCACATCGAAGGCTACTCGAAAGGGTCGGTTCCGCTCGACCTGGACGGTGGGCTGGAGTGGGTCTGA
- a CDS encoding ammonium transporter, producing the protein MSFANLALQTGMDAIVTGVNLVWVLTVTFLIFFMHAGFAMLEAGQVRSKNVANQLTKNLLTWSVGVIVFFLAGAAVSTIVGGLTGGGSYSITGAFMGLYSPEAGSVTAWTDWLFGAVFAMTAATIVSGAVAGRAKLRAYVSYTIVLAAVIYPVVVGFTWAGGFLATLGFHDFAGGMIVHGMGGLAGLTAAWIIGPRMDRFNSDGSVNVIPGHSLSFAVLGTLILAFGWYGFNVGTAAAPLAMDGGEVTLGSFSYVGRVALVTTLGMAAGAIGAAAVALQKTGKVDTLYVANGLLAGLVGITSIADAIVWPGAIVVGLLAGAQLPIVFGFVEKRLKIDDVCAVFPVHGSAGILGALLFPLFATSFWNGSASFVGLAIPQIAGVAVITAWTVGATFVVFRIIKAMGELRVSAEHEREGLDTSEHGVDTYPEFGKPDTLTDGSGVPVDGTVRTDGGINGSDDE; encoded by the coding sequence ATGAGTTTCGCGAACCTCGCCCTGCAGACGGGGATGGACGCCATCGTCACCGGCGTCAACCTCGTCTGGGTACTCACTGTGACCTTCCTCATCTTCTTCATGCACGCCGGCTTCGCGATGCTCGAAGCCGGACAGGTGCGTTCGAAGAACGTCGCCAACCAGCTGACGAAGAACCTCCTGACCTGGAGCGTCGGGGTCATCGTGTTCTTCCTCGCCGGGGCGGCCGTCTCGACCATCGTCGGCGGCCTCACGGGCGGCGGTTCGTACTCAATCACCGGCGCGTTCATGGGCCTCTACTCACCTGAGGCCGGGAGCGTCACCGCGTGGACCGACTGGCTCTTCGGTGCCGTCTTCGCGATGACGGCGGCCACCATCGTTTCCGGAGCCGTTGCCGGTCGCGCGAAACTCCGCGCGTACGTGAGCTACACCATCGTGCTCGCGGCCGTCATCTACCCGGTCGTCGTCGGCTTCACCTGGGCCGGTGGCTTCCTGGCGACGCTCGGCTTCCACGACTTCGCGGGCGGCATGATCGTCCACGGCATGGGCGGTCTCGCCGGTCTCACCGCCGCGTGGATCATCGGTCCCCGGATGGACCGCTTCAACTCGGACGGCTCCGTCAACGTCATCCCCGGCCACTCGCTCTCGTTCGCAGTGCTGGGAACCCTGATTCTGGCCTTCGGCTGGTACGGCTTCAACGTCGGGACCGCCGCGGCCCCGCTCGCCATGGACGGCGGCGAGGTCACGCTCGGTTCCTTCTCCTACGTCGGCCGCGTCGCCCTCGTGACGACGCTCGGCATGGCCGCCGGTGCAATCGGTGCTGCCGCGGTCGCACTGCAGAAGACCGGCAAGGTCGACACGCTCTACGTCGCAAACGGCCTGCTCGCCGGACTGGTCGGCATCACGTCCATCGCGGACGCCATCGTCTGGCCCGGTGCCATCGTCGTCGGCCTGCTCGCCGGTGCGCAGCTGCCCATCGTCTTCGGCTTCGTCGAGAAGCGCCTGAAGATCGACGACGTCTGTGCTGTCTTCCCGGTCCACGGCTCGGCCGGTATCCTCGGCGCGCTGCTGTTCCCGCTGTTCGCGACGAGCTTCTGGAACGGCAGTGCATCGTTCGTTGGTCTCGCCATCCCGCAGATCGCAGGCGTCGCGGTCATCACGGCCTGGACGGTCGGTGCGACCTTCGTCGTCTTCCGCATCATCAAGGCCATGGGCGAACTTCGCGTCAGTGCCGAACACGAGCGTGAGGGTCTCGACACCTCCGAACACGGCGTCGACACCTACCCCGAGTTCGGCAAGCCCGATACGCTCACCGACGGCTCCGGCGTCCCGGTCGACGGGACGGTTCGGACGGACGGCGGTATCAACGGGAGTGATGACGAATGA
- a CDS encoding PHP domain-containing protein, giving the protein MDDDADVTGDETDGAVDGGSTPVADLHLHTTASDGVLTVPELPAAARAGGVDTVAVTDHDCIHPALDAPVAVRDGVRVVRGIELRVDAGSQKVDLLGYAVEPTAALEAELARLQENRKERARTIVERVEARLGVTLDVAIHEGIGRPHIARAIDASDADYSYQDAFDDLIGDDGPCYVAREITSFERGVELLADSCPVVSLAHPFRYDDVDAALALTDRLDGVERYYPYEESVTVDEGRLDALVADGDLVATGGSDAHDRTLGRAGPPPAAFERIAARLPRAES; this is encoded by the coding sequence ATGGACGACGACGCGGATGTGACGGGCGACGAGACCGACGGAGCTGTCGACGGCGGCTCCACGCCGGTCGCCGACCTCCATCTCCACACGACGGCCTCCGACGGCGTGTTGACCGTGCCGGAACTCCCTGCCGCTGCGCGGGCTGGCGGCGTCGACACCGTGGCCGTGACCGACCACGACTGCATCCATCCGGCACTCGACGCGCCGGTGGCCGTCCGCGACGGCGTAAGGGTCGTGCGCGGCATCGAACTCCGGGTCGACGCCGGGAGTCAGAAGGTCGACCTGCTCGGCTACGCGGTCGAGCCGACGGCCGCGCTCGAAGCGGAACTCGCGCGGTTACAGGAGAACCGCAAGGAGCGTGCACGGACTATCGTCGAGCGCGTGGAGGCGCGACTGGGCGTCACACTCGACGTGGCGATTCACGAGGGCATCGGTCGGCCGCACATCGCCCGCGCTATCGACGCTAGCGACGCCGACTACAGCTACCAGGACGCCTTCGACGACCTCATCGGCGACGACGGTCCCTGCTACGTCGCGCGCGAGATCACGTCGTTCGAGCGCGGGGTCGAACTCCTGGCCGACTCCTGTCCGGTCGTGAGCCTCGCCCACCCGTTCCGCTACGACGACGTGGACGCGGCACTCGCACTGACGGACCGACTCGACGGGGTCGAACGGTACTACCCCTACGAGGAGTCGGTCACCGTCGACGAGGGACGGCTGGACGCGCTCGTCGCCGACGGCGACCTGGTCGCGACGGGCGGCAGCGACGCCCACGACAGAACCCTCGGACGCGCCGGGCCACCACCCGCGGCGTTCGAGCGGATCGCGGCACGACTGCCGAGAGCGGAGAGTTAA
- a CDS encoding DedA family protein: MTTVLQLGEMPSYLQGLLDSEYALLVLLAVFVLEGAMLMYIMPSELIVPGAILLIGDTTQLVSPTNLLIIGIAVMGATTGQYLLFKLAERGGRDYLLGKRWFRISEEKLDKFDGWFQRWGPVVVPLSNTMLFTRGMLTVPAGFSELDGRKFLVLSAVGTLSFQVILAGLFVFWGRLL; the protein is encoded by the coding sequence ATGACCACCGTACTCCAGCTCGGGGAGATGCCCTCGTACCTCCAAGGGCTGTTGGACTCCGAGTACGCCCTCCTCGTCCTCCTCGCGGTCTTCGTCCTCGAAGGCGCGATGCTCATGTACATCATGCCGAGCGAACTCATCGTGCCCGGCGCGATCCTCCTCATCGGCGACACCACCCAGCTGGTGTCACCGACGAACCTCCTCATCATCGGCATCGCCGTCATGGGGGCGACGACCGGCCAGTATCTGTTGTTCAAGCTGGCCGAACGCGGCGGTCGCGACTATCTGCTCGGGAAGCGTTGGTTCCGCATCAGCGAAGAGAAACTCGACAAGTTCGACGGCTGGTTCCAGCGGTGGGGGCCGGTCGTCGTCCCCTTGAGCAACACGATGCTGTTCACGCGCGGGATGTTGACCGTCCCGGCGGGCTTCTCGGAACTCGACGGGCGGAAGTTCCTCGTGCTCTCGGCGGTCGGCACCCTCTCGTTTCAGGTCATCCTCGCCGGCCTGTTCGTCTTCTGGGGTCGGCTGCTGTAG
- a CDS encoding P-II family nitrogen regulator — translation MSDEEETPNDGGIKLVMAIVRPDRLSKIKGALAEVGAPSLTVTQVSGRGSQPAKKGQWRGESYTVDLHQKVKIECIVADIPADDVVEAIREAANTGEPGDGKIFVIDVEKAVQVRTGKEGTPAV, via the coding sequence ATGAGCGACGAGGAAGAGACGCCGAACGACGGCGGCATCAAACTCGTCATGGCTATCGTCCGCCCCGACCGACTGAGCAAGATCAAGGGCGCGCTGGCGGAAGTCGGTGCCCCCTCGCTGACGGTGACACAGGTCTCGGGCCGCGGCAGCCAGCCCGCGAAGAAGGGCCAGTGGCGCGGCGAGAGCTACACGGTCGACCTCCACCAGAAGGTCAAGATCGAGTGCATCGTCGCCGACATCCCCGCCGACGACGTCGTCGAGGCCATCCGTGAGGCGGCCAACACTGGCGAACCCGGCGACGGCAAGATCTTCGTCATCGACGTCGAGAAGGCGGTCCAGGTGAGAACCGGCAAGGAGGGAACCCCGGCAGTCTGA
- a CDS encoding DUF5786 family protein — protein sequence MSMGVYDEEEHERRAQKTGQVDTDFAEMRTEYRGSLDYDSGDSAEALLDQFKEIKGR from the coding sequence ATGTCAATGGGTGTCTATGACGAGGAAGAACACGAGCGTCGTGCGCAGAAGACCGGACAAGTCGACACCGACTTCGCCGAGATGCGCACAGAGTATCGTGGAAGCCTCGACTACGACTCCGGTGACTCCGCGGAAGCCCTCCTCGATCAGTTCAAAGAGATCAAGGGCCGATAA
- a CDS encoding P-II family nitrogen regulator, with protein MSDTDLANDGGIKLVMAVVRPDKLGDVKRSLAETGAPSLTVTNVSGRGSQPAKKGQWRGEEYTVDLHQKVKIECVVSDIPADDVVDAIQEGAATGEPGDGKVFVIDVEDAVQIRTGERGRDAV; from the coding sequence ATGTCAGACACGGACTTGGCGAACGACGGTGGTATCAAACTCGTCATGGCGGTCGTCCGCCCGGACAAGCTCGGCGACGTCAAACGGAGCCTCGCGGAGACGGGCGCGCCCTCGCTCACCGTGACGAACGTCTCCGGTCGCGGCAGCCAGCCCGCGAAGAAGGGCCAGTGGCGCGGCGAGGAGTATACGGTCGACCTCCACCAGAAGGTCAAAATCGAGTGTGTCGTCTCCGACATCCCCGCCGACGACGTCGTCGACGCGATTCAGGAGGGGGCGGCGACCGGCGAACCCGGTGACGGCAAGGTCTTCGTCATCGACGTCGAGGACGCCGTCCAGATCCGCACCGGCGAGCGCGGGAGAGACGCGGTCTGA
- a CDS encoding ammonium transporter: protein MGLPMQVDPSTIASGVNYVWILVVTFLIFFMQPGFALLEAGQVRAKNVGNVLMKNMTDWALGVLVYFIVGAGVATIIGGLTSTGSVDLAGAFSYIGNDGAWIDWLFGAVFAMTAATIVSGAVAERMNFKAYVLFAALITGLIYPVVQGLTWSGGLLAGSGFLGQALGVGYLDFAGATVVHMVGGVAGLVGAKMVGPRKGRFDENGNSQPIPGHSMLLAVLGTLILAFGWYGFNVGTQATVLAVAEDGSLQFMGAALGRVALVTTLGMGAGAVAAMLVSTSWQGKPDPLWMANGLLAGLVAVTGAVPHVTWWGGLILGALGGAIVLPAYRFTVDTLKIDDVCGVFAVHGAAGALGTALIPVFGVGGFMGINQLVMQVLGVVIIAAWTILASGVVFAIGDALYGLRVSDEEEVEGLDQGEHGVTTYPEFVGDAGPDSTFGQPVRADGGDVGGDDE, encoded by the coding sequence ATGGGGCTGCCCATGCAGGTCGACCCCTCGACCATCGCCAGCGGGGTCAACTACGTCTGGATTCTGGTGGTGACGTTCCTCATCTTCTTCATGCAGCCCGGCTTCGCGCTGCTGGAGGCAGGGCAGGTCCGTGCGAAGAACGTCGGCAACGTCCTGATGAAGAACATGACCGACTGGGCACTCGGCGTCCTGGTCTACTTCATCGTCGGTGCGGGTGTGGCCACGATTATCGGTGGCCTGACCTCGACGGGGTCGGTCGACCTCGCCGGTGCGTTCTCGTACATCGGTAACGACGGCGCGTGGATCGACTGGCTCTTCGGCGCGGTGTTCGCCATGACGGCGGCCACCATCGTTTCCGGAGCCGTCGCAGAACGGATGAACTTCAAGGCGTACGTCCTGTTCGCCGCGCTCATCACGGGTCTCATCTACCCGGTCGTGCAGGGACTGACGTGGTCCGGCGGCCTGCTGGCCGGCTCGGGCTTCCTCGGTCAGGCACTCGGTGTCGGCTACCTCGACTTCGCCGGTGCGACGGTCGTCCACATGGTCGGCGGTGTCGCCGGTCTCGTGGGCGCGAAGATGGTCGGCCCGCGGAAGGGTCGCTTCGACGAGAACGGTAACAGCCAGCCCATCCCCGGCCACTCGATGCTCCTCGCTGTCCTGGGGACGCTCATCCTGGCCTTCGGCTGGTACGGCTTCAACGTCGGCACGCAGGCGACGGTCCTGGCAGTCGCAGAAGACGGCAGCCTCCAGTTCATGGGTGCGGCACTCGGTCGTGTCGCCCTCGTGACGACGCTCGGCATGGGTGCCGGTGCGGTCGCGGCGATGCTCGTCTCCACCTCGTGGCAGGGCAAGCCCGACCCCCTCTGGATGGCGAACGGCCTGCTCGCAGGTCTCGTCGCAGTCACGGGCGCAGTCCCCCACGTCACGTGGTGGGGCGGCCTCATCCTCGGCGCGCTCGGCGGTGCGATCGTCCTGCCGGCGTACCGCTTCACGGTCGACACGCTGAAGATCGACGACGTCTGTGGCGTCTTCGCGGTTCACGGTGCGGCCGGTGCCCTCGGTACGGCACTCATCCCGGTCTTCGGTGTCGGCGGCTTCATGGGTATCAACCAGCTCGTCATGCAGGTCCTCGGCGTCGTCATCATCGCCGCCTGGACCATCCTCGCCTCCGGTGTCGTCTTCGCCATCGGCGACGCACTCTACGGTCTGCGCGTCTCCGACGAGGAAGAGGTCGAAGGCCTCGACCAGGGCGAGCACGGCGTCACGACCTACCCCGAGTTCGTCGGCGACGCCGGTCCGGACTCGACGTTCGGCCAGCCCGTCCGCGCGGACGGTGGCGACGTCGGAGGTGACGACGAATGA